The genomic window ATGGAGGGTCTGCAGCGCCAGCTTGTGCGGCTGCAGGCCGATGTCAAGGCAACCGGCAAGCGGGTGGTTGTGGTGTTCGAGGGGCGCGATGCGGCGGGCAAGGGCGGCACCATCGCGGTGATGCGCGAAAACCTGAACCCGCGCATCGCCAACGTGGTGGCGCTGGCCAAACCTTCTGACCGCGAGGCGACGCAATGGTATTTCCAGCGTTACGTCGACTGGCTGCCCGCCGCCGGCGAAATGGCTCTGTTCGACCGCAGCTGGTACAATCGCGGCGTGGTCGAACACGTCTTCGGCTTCTGCACCCCAGACCAGCGCGAGCATTTCTTCCGCCAGTTGCCCGCCTTCGAGCGGATGCTGGTCGATGAAGGCATCGTGTTCGTGAAGCTCTGGCTGAATGTCGGGCGGGCGGCGCAACTGCAGAGGTTTCTCGATCGCGAGCAGGACCCGCTGAAGCAATGGAAACTGAGCCCGGTCGACATCGAGGGGCTGGCGAAATGGGACGCGTACACCGCCGCCATCGACGAAACCCTGCGGCGCAGCCACACCGAAGACGCGCCCTGGACGCTGATCCTTGCCGACGACAAGCGCCGCGCCCGCATCGCCGCAATCCAGACCG from Paracoccaceae bacterium Fryx2 includes these protein-coding regions:
- the ppk2 gene encoding polyphosphate kinase 2; this encodes MPLPFDGAISHYFKEGAPNAIRKAIEDADHNDLYDPAFPYREEMRRKDYDAQMEGLQRQLVRLQADVKATGKRVVVVFEGRDAAGKGGTIAVMRENLNPRIANVVALAKPSDREATQWYFQRYVDWLPAAGEMALFDRSWYNRGVVEHVFGFCTPDQREHFFRQLPAFERMLVDEGIVFVKLWLNVGRAAQLQRFLDREQDPLKQWKLSPVDIEGLAKWDAYTAAIDETLRRSHTEDAPWTLILADDKRRARIAAIQTVLRAMPFDGRDDGCIGVPDPKICGGLDLWHV